GCAGACATTCGGTATGACATACCAATGTTTGATGTGCCTCTCAATCTCATCTCCCAACACTTGAAGACCTTGCACCTTGAACGGGTCAACCTCGACCACTCTGATTTGAAGTTCTCAGGGTGCCCGGTGTTAGAGGATCTAAGTATCCAACTTTGCAGCATTCGTGCAGGCGAAATATCATCCATGTCACTAAAGCGTCTATCCATCACCAACGTTTGTTATTTACGTCACGATGTGCGCATTCGGATTTGTGCCCCGGGTCTCATCTCACTACAACTAGATGATTTCGAAGGATTGACTCCTTGCCTTGAAAACATGCCATTGCTAGAAACAGCTTATGTTGGGCTTGGCGATGGATGCTATGATTTTTGTCGGGATGGCCAGGCGGACTGTAATTACCCTTACTGTGGTTGTCATTTTTATCCTGTCAACAATGGGGTGCTTCTCGGTGGTTTGTCCAATGTTGGCAAGTTGGAGTTGATAGCTGTACCTAAAATGGTATGCTTCCACACTCTCGTTTTTACCCTTGGTGTTAATTTGCCACCATCAGCAGTTTCTCTTGTGATATCCATTGTTAGACCCACATATGAGCAACTTGCTATTTCAATTACCACGGTTTAGTACTTCTATTTATATCAAAAGTCGCTCACAAATCAATGATGAATAACATAGTGTCTTATAATTGGCTAAATTGTGATCGATATTTCTAGTGCTTGAGGTGTAGTTTTGTTTTTCTTAGTTACTTTTTGAAATGAAAATTATCAACTTGAAGTTGACTTAAATTAATTTATCTTGAATCTCAGACTTCTTTTTTTCATTTGCAATTTGTTCAGTTTATCTACAAATGGGATTTAGAAGGCTGCCCAATATTTTGCAAATTAAGGACTCTGTTACTCAATGAGTGGTTCACAACTATTGGCCTAGTTTGCATTCTCCAGCATTCTCCACTTCTTGAGATGCTCACTCTCCGGCTTGGTAATACGGAGGTATATTCTGCATATACATTTTAATCGTATTGCCATGTATGTGCTACAGTCTTGCTAAATATTTTGTATCATGCAGAGCCTCACAGGAGAAATGGGGGTCCAAGAAATGATCCAAAAATCATTTGTGTGTGCGCACCTCAAGGTTGTCAACATCGAGTGTAAAGAGGTTGATGAGGGAATTCACAAAATTTTGAAGATCTTGAGGATAGGTGGCATACTTCGCGATCATATTTGCATCAAGACTCCAGCACCATCCACATACTGTAAGTTACCCGCTGTTATTCTTCGTGCTTCATATGTTTTTTTTCTATTTGTTCTAACATGTCTGCTGTAATTACACGTTAGTTTTACAAATCCATACATATTCAGTATCCATTATCCTTTAATATTAACTGGATTGCATGCTCATGGGGTTAAGGGTTTTGTTACTCTATTAATTTGGTTTAAAAAATTGCCATTCTTGTAAATCAGTATCCATGCAAAATCATTTTCTTGTTTGATTTCTTTCTCTTTTCATTGTTTATTCACCTCCTCCGCTGGGTACCGCCACATTAGGTGGATGGTAATTGGAGTCCTCACATGGATGTTGTGGATGATTCGTAATAAACTTGTGATCAGGAGAAAACCCTTGCCACGACCTACTGACGCGATCTATAAATTGTGTGGCTTTTTGCAGCTGTGGGAGCCGCCTAGCCGTAGCCAGGAGCATGCCGCCATCAACACCATCACAGGCGGCTTCAGACCTCCGGCGATTCACTTGGCGCCTCCGCTTCATCCACCACCACCTGAGCTGGATTAGGCTTGGACACATTGTCCCCTTTTGCTATGTGTGTCTTTTATTTTCCTTGGGCTTGTTGAGTTGTGCCCTCGGCATTAAACCTCTTGCTTTGCCTGTGTGTACATGTGTGGTGCGCGTCTTTTTTGTATTGCTACCTTGTTAGACTCATCTTCTTGTGGTATACATGGAGGCAGCAGGAGGGACAGTGGGTCTCTAACATAGCTCACCGAAACCGTTTCCGTTTGATTGAAGTTGTAAACTGTGATGGTTGATCAGAACAGAACATGTTTGTTTTTCCTTAATGAGAAATGGAAATCAGACCCGGACTTTGTTATGTTGAATGGAATCGGTCCGTGTGCCCTGTTTGACGGCCTGAGTTTCTTTTGAAAGAGTCTTTGCCTAAGTTAATTAATAAGTAATTTTCGTCACTTTGTTCGACGGCAAGATCTTCTTCCCGACGTCAATGGCGGTGTTGGAAGATTAAATTTATCTAGGTATGGTCACTGAGATCTTGCTTCACCAGATTGGTTTTCGATTTCTTCTCATGGTTGCCGCGAGGAGGATTGTCCTCGCAATATTTGTAAGTCAGTGTGCCATTTTTCTGGTGCAAGTTGTTGTACTCACTCTTGGTGTAATTTATCCTTCAATATGCGTCTGCTGAGTCACAGAGAAAACTGAATGACTTTACTAATCATCCAGCAGAAGCGGATACAACCGCTAATGAAACGGACTGCCCACTGATCATCCACCATGGCTACTCATCCCTTACACATGATTTTTCACCTTTCTGCAAAGACGAGGCGTGTGAGTTTGACCCGGCCGAAAGCTTTGGACCTCACCTGATACCTGACTACTCCATGCGCGCAGATCAGTTGGTCAGGTCAGGTCAACCCCTAGTTTTTGTAAACGGACTGGCCCACTGATGATCCACCATGTCTTCTCATCTTCTTCATTTTCATGCTGCAGAGCTTTTGTCCGCCCGTCTGATCGCCGCACCGTCCACAGGTGACAGGTCCTTGTATGTACGGCAATGAGTTTTTTTTTACTGTGCCAATGAATGTTTCAGGTTTACGAGAGGGAAACATTTTTTATGGAGAACATAGCAGCCATGACATAAAGAAATTCAGGATTAAAACTTCTTGTCCAACTCCAAACGGTCCGGTGAACGAGCCATGTCAGTTCCCTCTCGAGATATATTGTCTTTGACGGTGACAGAATTGTTTCTAGATCACAAGATGACCTACTGTTTATACAATATATATTTACTTGGATAGTTGGATATCCAATATTGCCTATCATAGCAACCTCTATTGATGTCTCGGCACTTGGTTTGAAAATGCTGTGTTACGCAATCCCGGGTCCGCTATCACCAGCGCTTTCGACCCACATGCGTCAACCAGGCTCAACCGGGGATCAACACTGACTTATGAGAGGCATTGGGCCCTCTCCCACCAATAAGACTAGCCTATTAGGAGGGGACACCCCcactgttggggatataactactggtgtaacccgcccaggaggggccgggttacgctataacaattcattatatgaagcccaatatcaagcttgaagatggcggttcaataaagggcctaacgcccgtaggcgacttaaggtccgtagtgataaaccgccgtaatggcatgacttatgttgtaaggcaagattaactagttaccgagccggatactgtttataagctggctgggactctgtaggccgcgaggcatcaacccgtgtatataaggggatgacccgccggcggcttaagggaggtaacatcaaatcggtagccaggcatagcggattcgctccctggtcatcgaaaccctagtaat
The sequence above is a segment of the Aegilops tauschii subsp. strangulata cultivar AL8/78 chromosome 6, Aet v6.0, whole genome shotgun sequence genome. Coding sequences within it:
- the LOC120967203 gene encoding putative F-box/FBD/LRR-repeat protein At5g56810 produces the protein MDTGDRLGDLTDDILWHVLSFLSANEALQTCVLDTRWRDLWRHTTSLLFIFDGSMFPRYKRFEQLVKLVIHLRGESPLVTCKIDAYPDDDPEHTFTNTKLLIDYALVCKAEELVVRAADIRYDIPMFDVPLNLISQHLKTLHLERVNLDHSDLKFSGCPVLEDLSIQLCSIRAGEISSMSLKRLSITNFAFSSILHFLRCSLSGLSLTGEMGVQEMIQKSFVCAHLKVVNIECKELWEPPSRSQEHAAINTITGGFRPPAIHLAPPLHPPPPELD